The nucleotide window GTTTTCTCAGCAACTTGGAATAACTTCACGTTATAAGATTCTGGTTTGGTCATTTGGCAGACAAGAAAGTACGCTATGACAGCAAAACAAATCAGGAGTACTGGGAAAAGGTATTTTTTCCCACTTTCGATGTACCAATTTCTCCATTTCTTGGTTAGCTTCACACCTTAGTCTCCTCTCTAATTTTGTTTCCCTTCATAAGCTTTAATAATTTCAGCAACAAGAGGGTGTCTGACTACATCGTGGTGTTCAAAATAAACAAAACCGATATCTTTTACATCTTTTAAAACTTGTTCTGCATTAACCAGACCACTCGTTGCACCTTTTGGCAAATCAATTTGTGTCATGTCTCCGTTGACAATCATTTTGGAATCATAGCCAAGGCGTGTTAAAAACATTTTCATTTGAGCGATAGTCGTATTTTGTGCTTCATCAAGAATAACAAATGCATGATCCAGCGTACGACCTCTCATATAAGCTAGAGGAGCTATCTCAATCACGCCTCTATCCATTAACCTTGTTGTATGCTCCGTACCAAAAATATCGTATAGCGCGTCGTATACAGGGCGTAAATAAGGATCTACTTTTTCTTTTAAGTCACCAGGTAAAAATCCTAAGCTTTCACCGGCTTCAACGGCAGGTCTAGTTAAAATAATCTTACTGACATTTCCTTTTTTCCAAGCATCCACTGCCATAACAACAGCTAAATACGTTTTCCCAGTTCCAGCTGGTCCAACGCCAAAAACAATATCGTGTTTTTTTATCATTTGGATATAAGTTCTTTGCCCGAAAGTTTTTGGTCTAATGGGTGTTCCTTTAGCATTCTTGGTGATTTCTTCTTCAAATAGTGTATGGAAGTAAATCAGCGTCCCATTTTTTTGCATTTTTACGGCTTGAGCGATATCGCGCCCATCGATATGAATGCCTCTTTTTACAGTCAAGATAAGTTCTGCTAAAACTGCAGTAGTATGCTGAACAGCTTCTTCATCGCCGGTAACAGACAATACTTCTCCCCGTGTAATAATTTTCACTTGAAGCAATTCTTCTAAAAGTTCAATATTCTTATTGTTATTGCCGAATAAATCTTGGATATTTGTATCATCCGTTAATTCGACTATTTCATTAAATTCATTTAGCATTGGCTAACCCCTTCACCTGTTATAAGTGCCTTGATTAGTTATATTATACACGAAACTAGCGTAGTTGAAAAACGAAGCGGTAGTAATAGGTCAATTCTTCCTGAAATAAGCATAAAAAAACAGGATTTCTTCATAAAAATACGAAGGAACCCTGTTTCTTTACGTTTCAAAACTAGATTGAATTAGTTTATGAAAGATATTTTTTTACGAATTGGTTAACTGCACCGCCGTCAGCTTTGCCTTTTACTTTAGGCATGATAGCGGACATTACTTTGCCGAAATCAGCTTTACTAGATGCGCCAACTTCTTCGATAGTTGCTTTCACAATATTCTCAAGCTCTTCAGGAGTCAATTGTTTTGGCGCATAGTCCTCAACAATGACAATCTCGGAACGGACTTTATCAGAAAGGTCGTTACGTCCAGCTTTTTCAAATTCAGACAGAGAATCTCTGCGCTGTTTGAGTTCGCGGGAAATCACGGTTACTTCATCATCCGGAGTAAGATCTTTCACACCTTGGTGAATTGCTTCGTTTTGTAAAGCTGCTTTTAACATGCGAATAACGGAAAGTTTTTCTTTCTCTTTAT belongs to Listeria ivanovii subsp. ivanovii and includes:
- a CDS encoding PhoH family protein, which codes for MLNEFNEIVELTDDTNIQDLFGNNNKNIELLEELLQVKIITRGEVLSVTGDEEAVQHTTAVLAELILTVKRGIHIDGRDIAQAVKMQKNGTLIYFHTLFEEEITKNAKGTPIRPKTFGQRTYIQMIKKHDIVFGVGPAGTGKTYLAVVMAVDAWKKGNVSKIILTRPAVEAGESLGFLPGDLKEKVDPYLRPVYDALYDIFGTEHTTRLMDRGVIEIAPLAYMRGRTLDHAFVILDEAQNTTIAQMKMFLTRLGYDSKMIVNGDMTQIDLPKGATSGLVNAEQVLKDVKDIGFVYFEHHDVVRHPLVAEIIKAYEGKQN
- a CDS encoding GatB/YqeY domain-containing protein, translated to MTLLDKLNEDMKQAMRDKEKEKLSVIRMLKAALQNEAIHQGVKDLTPDDEVTVISRELKQRRDSLSEFEKAGRNDLSDKVRSEIVIVEDYAPKQLTPEELENIVKATIEEVGASSKADFGKVMSAIMPKVKGKADGGAVNQFVKKYLS